One region of Trinickia violacea genomic DNA includes:
- the dapF gene encoding diaminopimelate epimerase: protein MKLKFTKMHGAGNDFVVLDGYTRPLALTSAQVRALANRHFGVGADQLLLVERPTIDGVDFKYRIFNCDGGEVEHCGNGARCFVKFVRDTRLTDKTSVRVQVQNGVITLTMQENGQVVVDMGQPVFEPARVPFDASGLDGRREGADTLWPLQLTGVDASNGGTRWISVVSMGNPHAVQIVDDVEQYPVGQVGPAVEHHPRFPQRVNAGFMQIVSRGEIKLRVFERGAGETLACGTGACAAVAAGIRRGLLDSPVTVHTHGGVLTIAWDGARDEAAPLTMAGPAATVFEGEIEIAD from the coding sequence ATGAAGCTCAAATTCACCAAAATGCATGGCGCGGGCAACGACTTCGTCGTGCTCGACGGCTACACCCGTCCGCTCGCACTGACGAGCGCCCAGGTGCGCGCGCTCGCGAACCGGCATTTCGGTGTCGGCGCCGATCAACTGCTGCTCGTCGAGCGGCCCACGATCGACGGCGTCGATTTCAAATATCGAATCTTCAATTGCGACGGCGGCGAAGTCGAGCATTGCGGCAATGGCGCGCGCTGCTTCGTCAAGTTCGTGCGCGACACGCGCCTCACCGATAAGACGAGCGTGCGCGTGCAGGTGCAAAACGGCGTCATCACGCTGACGATGCAGGAAAACGGCCAGGTCGTCGTCGATATGGGGCAGCCGGTGTTCGAACCGGCGCGCGTGCCGTTCGACGCGAGCGGCCTCGACGGCCGCCGCGAAGGCGCCGATACGCTCTGGCCCCTTCAGTTGACCGGCGTCGATGCCTCGAATGGCGGCACGCGCTGGATCTCCGTCGTCTCGATGGGCAATCCGCATGCGGTGCAGATCGTCGATGACGTCGAGCAATATCCGGTAGGCCAGGTCGGCCCGGCGGTCGAGCATCACCCGCGCTTCCCGCAGCGCGTCAACGCCGGCTTCATGCAAATCGTCTCTCGCGGTGAAATCAAGCTGCGCGTGTTCGAGCGCGGCGCCGGCGAAACGCTCGCCTGCGGCACGGGCGCGTGCGCGGCAGTGGCCGCGGGCATCCGCCGCGGGCTGCTCGATTCGCCCGTCACCGTGCACACGCACGGCGGCGTGCTGACCATCGCCTGGGACGGCGCGCGCGACGAAGCCGCCCCGCTCACGATGGCAGGCCCGGCCGCGACCGTCTTCGAAGGCGAGATCGAGATCGCGGACTGA
- a CDS encoding DUF484 family protein gives MNDREVAEYLLATPGFFDEHAELLATIRLANPHGKAAVSLQERQMEMLREKNKHLERRLAELLRYGHENDSIAAKFNRWTMRVMAERDAYALPRAVSQGLTEVFDVPQAALRVWDLAEPYREADFARHVGEEVRIFANSLAAPYCGANTGFEAAQWLISGESAATATSAASDSSADPAAAEGAATQSIALVALRDPRTSDEGGAAFGLLVMGSPDPRRFHEGMATDFLAQIGGLASAALSRLIAR, from the coding sequence ATGAACGATCGCGAAGTCGCTGAATACCTGCTCGCCACCCCCGGATTCTTCGACGAGCACGCCGAGCTGCTCGCGACCATCCGACTTGCGAACCCGCACGGCAAGGCCGCGGTGTCGCTGCAGGAGCGGCAAATGGAAATGCTGCGCGAGAAGAACAAGCATCTCGAGCGGCGTCTCGCCGAGCTCTTGCGCTACGGCCACGAGAACGACAGCATCGCGGCGAAATTCAACCGCTGGACGATGCGCGTGATGGCCGAGCGCGACGCGTACGCGCTGCCGCGCGCCGTCTCGCAAGGGCTCACCGAGGTGTTCGACGTGCCGCAGGCGGCGCTGCGCGTCTGGGATCTGGCCGAGCCGTACCGCGAAGCGGACTTCGCGCGCCACGTCGGCGAGGAAGTGCGGATCTTCGCGAACAGCCTCGCCGCGCCGTATTGCGGCGCAAACACCGGTTTTGAAGCCGCGCAGTGGCTGATTTCGGGCGAATCCGCCGCGACGGCCACGAGTGCAGCGAGCGATTCGTCCGCCGACCCCGCCGCGGCCGAAGGCGCCGCGACACAATCGATCGCGCTGGTCGCGCTGCGCGATCCGCGCACGAGCGACGAAGGCGGGGCCGCCTTCGGCCTCCTCGTGATGGGCTCGCCAGACCCGCGCCGTTTCCACGAAGGCATGGCGACCGATTTCCTCGCGCAGATCGGCGGGCTGGCGAGCGCGGCGCTGAGCCGTCTGATCGCTCGTTGA
- the xerC gene encoding tyrosine recombinase XerC has product MTAADNDPIAAYLSSLEHERRLSAHTLRGYTHELDELKKLAKGRPLESLTATDMRSAVARAHAGGLSARSIGHRLSAWRAFYRWLAGRIELPANPVATVRAPKQAKTLPKALSVDHANALMEAPAAANTEGLRDHAMLELFYSSGLRLAELVGLDVAFADADGYRSAGWLDLQAAEVTVLGKGNRRRTVPVGSKALDALKNWLAARGEFVKLDPHPLFLSARGNRMSPNVVRDRVKRAALAAGIPANVHPHVLRHSFATHVLQSSGDLRAVQELLGHASITATQVYTALDFQHLAQVYDKAHPRAKKRD; this is encoded by the coding sequence GTGACCGCGGCCGACAACGACCCGATTGCCGCCTACCTCTCGAGCCTCGAGCATGAGCGGCGGCTGTCGGCGCATACGCTGCGCGGCTACACGCATGAACTCGACGAGCTGAAGAAACTCGCGAAGGGCCGCCCGCTGGAAAGCCTCACCGCCACCGACATGCGCAGCGCCGTCGCGCGCGCGCATGCGGGCGGGCTGTCGGCGCGCTCGATCGGGCATCGCCTGTCGGCATGGCGCGCGTTCTACCGGTGGCTCGCCGGGCGCATCGAGCTGCCCGCCAATCCCGTTGCGACCGTGCGCGCGCCGAAACAGGCAAAAACGCTGCCGAAGGCGCTTTCCGTCGACCACGCCAACGCGCTGATGGAAGCCCCCGCCGCCGCGAACACCGAAGGGCTGCGCGATCACGCGATGCTCGAGCTGTTCTACTCGTCGGGGCTGCGGCTTGCGGAACTGGTCGGCCTCGATGTCGCCTTCGCCGATGCCGACGGCTACCGCTCCGCCGGCTGGCTCGACCTGCAGGCGGCCGAAGTGACGGTGCTCGGCAAGGGCAACCGGCGGCGCACCGTGCCGGTCGGCAGCAAGGCGCTCGACGCGCTCAAGAACTGGCTCGCCGCGCGCGGCGAGTTCGTGAAGCTCGATCCGCATCCGCTCTTTTTGTCGGCGCGCGGCAACCGGATGTCGCCGAACGTCGTGCGCGACCGCGTAAAGCGCGCCGCGCTCGCGGCCGGCATTCCGGCCAACGTCCATCCGCACGTGCTGCGCCATTCGTTCGCGACGCATGTGCTGCAATCGAGCGGCGATCTGCGGGCGGTGCAGGAGCTGCTTGGGCACGCGAGCATCACCGCGACGCAGGTCTATACCGCGCTCGATTTTCAGCATCTCGCGCAGGTGTACGACAAGGCGCATCCGCGCGCCAAGAAGCGCGACTGA
- a CDS encoding class I SAM-dependent rRNA methyltransferase has product MNTVTLKPSKEKSLLRRHPWVYANAIDRIDGKPAPGATVIVRAHDGRFLARAAYSPQSQIRVRVWSFDEAEPIDHAFFKRRVQRAIAHRQALVHDTGAVRLIFGEADGLPGLIVDYYIADDAEKRGQLVCQFMATGVEAWKEAIVAALVGATGCPNVYERSDVSIREKEGLAQTTGVLAGDPPPDTLITNENGVRYHVDVRSGHKTGFYVDQRDNRALVQAYAAERDVLNCFCYTGGFSLAALKGGAKRVVSIDSSGEALALAKENVAANDFDASRAEWLDADAFKTLRRLYDEGERFDLVVLDPPKFAPSREHVDRAARAYKDINLTGFKLLRPGGLLFTYSCSGAIDADLFQKIVAGAAADARVDARILKRLGAGVDHPLLTAFPEGEYLKGLLLQIA; this is encoded by the coding sequence ATGAATACCGTAACGCTGAAACCGTCGAAGGAAAAATCGCTGCTGCGCCGCCATCCGTGGGTTTATGCGAACGCGATCGACCGCATCGACGGCAAGCCCGCCCCGGGCGCCACCGTGATCGTGCGCGCGCACGACGGCCGCTTTCTCGCGCGCGCCGCGTATAGCCCGCAATCGCAGATCCGCGTGCGAGTCTGGAGCTTCGACGAGGCCGAGCCGATCGATCACGCCTTTTTCAAGCGCCGCGTGCAGCGCGCGATTGCGCATCGTCAAGCGCTCGTCCATGACACGGGCGCGGTGCGGTTGATCTTCGGCGAAGCGGACGGCCTGCCGGGCCTGATCGTCGATTACTACATCGCGGACGATGCCGAAAAGCGCGGCCAGCTCGTCTGCCAGTTCATGGCGACGGGCGTCGAGGCATGGAAGGAAGCGATCGTCGCGGCGCTCGTCGGCGCGACCGGCTGCCCGAACGTCTACGAGCGCTCGGACGTCTCGATCCGCGAGAAGGAAGGTCTTGCGCAGACCACCGGCGTGCTGGCCGGCGACCCGCCGCCCGACACGCTGATCACGAACGAAAACGGCGTGCGCTATCACGTCGATGTCCGCTCGGGCCACAAGACCGGCTTCTACGTCGACCAGCGCGACAACCGCGCGCTAGTCCAGGCGTACGCGGCCGAGCGCGACGTGCTCAACTGCTTCTGCTACACAGGCGGCTTCTCGCTGGCTGCGCTCAAGGGCGGCGCGAAACGCGTGGTGTCGATCGATTCGTCGGGCGAAGCATTGGCGCTCGCGAAAGAGAACGTCGCCGCGAACGATTTCGACGCGAGCCGCGCCGAGTGGCTCGACGCCGACGCGTTCAAGACGCTGCGCCGGCTCTACGACGAGGGCGAGCGCTTCGACCTCGTCGTGCTCGATCCGCCGAAATTCGCGCCGTCGCGCGAGCACGTGGACCGCGCCGCTCGCGCCTACAAGGACATCAACCTGACCGGCTTCAAGCTGCTGCGCCCGGGCGGCCTGCTGTTCACGTACTCGTGCTCGGGCGCGATCGATGCCGACCTGTTCCAGAAGATCGTCGCGGGCGCCGCGGCGGACGCGCGCGTCGACGCCCGCATCTTGAAGCGCCTGGGCGCCGGGGTCGATCACCCGCTCCTGACGGCGTTCCCGGAAGGCGAATACCTGAAAGGTCTATTGTTGCAAATCGCCTGA
- a CDS encoding CobW family GTP-binding protein, translating into MIPVTILTGFLGSGKTTLLKRILNEKHGMKIAVIENEFGEENIDNEILVQDSAEQIVQMSNGCICCTIRGDLARALGDLASKKQSGELQFDRVVIETTGLANPGPVAQTFFIDSEIADEFLLDAIITLVDAKHANLQLDEHEVVQRQVGFADRLFITKSDLVDEATLSDLRYRLVHMNPKATIKVVNFGETDIKEIFDLRGFNLNAKLEIDPDFLAEDDHDHAHHAHDHDHDHDHEHCDHDHGQCAHDGHEHHHHHAHHDDKIKSFVYRNDRPFDPNKLEDFLGGILQIYGERLLRYKGVLYMKGVDRKVVFQGVHQMMGSDLAAKWLPIEKKTNKMVFIGVDLPQDLITDGLDACLA; encoded by the coding sequence ATGATTCCCGTCACTATCCTGACCGGCTTCCTCGGCAGCGGCAAAACCACGCTGCTCAAGCGCATCCTGAACGAAAAGCACGGCATGAAGATCGCCGTGATCGAAAACGAGTTCGGCGAAGAGAACATCGACAACGAAATCCTCGTGCAAGACTCCGCCGAGCAAATCGTCCAGATGAGCAACGGCTGCATCTGCTGCACGATTCGCGGCGACCTCGCGCGCGCGCTCGGCGACCTGGCGTCAAAGAAGCAGTCGGGCGAGCTCCAGTTCGATCGCGTCGTGATCGAAACGACTGGCCTCGCGAACCCGGGCCCGGTCGCGCAGACGTTCTTCATCGATAGCGAAATCGCCGACGAATTCCTGCTCGACGCGATCATCACGCTCGTCGACGCGAAGCATGCGAACCTTCAGCTCGACGAGCACGAAGTCGTGCAGCGGCAGGTCGGTTTCGCGGACCGCCTCTTCATCACGAAGTCGGATCTTGTCGACGAAGCGACGCTGTCGGACCTGCGCTACCGTCTCGTGCACATGAACCCGAAAGCGACGATCAAGGTCGTCAATTTCGGCGAGACCGACATCAAGGAAATCTTCGACCTGCGCGGCTTCAACCTGAACGCCAAGCTCGAAATCGACCCGGACTTCCTGGCCGAAGACGATCATGACCACGCTCATCATGCCCATGATCACGACCATGACCATGACCACGAGCACTGCGATCACGATCACGGCCAGTGTGCGCACGATGGGCACGAGCACCACCATCACCACGCGCATCACGACGACAAGATCAAGTCGTTCGTCTACCGCAACGATCGCCCGTTCGACCCGAACAAGCTCGAGGATTTCCTCGGCGGCATCCTGCAGATCTATGGCGAGCGTCTGTTGCGCTACAAGGGCGTGCTCTATATGAAGGGCGTCGACCGCAAGGTCGTGTTCCAGGGCGTGCACCAGATGATGGGCAGCGACCTCGCGGCGAAGTGGCTGCCGATCGAGAAGAAAACCAACAAGATGGTGTTCATCGGCGTCGACCTCCCGCAGGACCTCATCACCGACGGTCTCGACGCCTGCCTCGCGTAA
- the dksA gene encoding RNA polymerase-binding protein DksA — protein MTTKRLLTEAEILKMSEKDYMNEDQLAFFKNRLEQLQAEILRNAGQTTENLRETVIVPDPADRATIEEEHALELRTRDRERKLLKKVQQSLARIDSGEYGWCEETGEPIGIPRLIARPTATLSLEAQERRELRQKLFGD, from the coding sequence ATGACGACGAAACGACTCTTGACCGAAGCCGAAATCCTGAAGATGAGCGAGAAGGATTACATGAATGAGGATCAGCTCGCTTTCTTCAAGAACCGGCTCGAACAGCTGCAGGCGGAGATCCTCCGCAATGCCGGCCAGACGACCGAGAACCTGCGCGAAACCGTGATCGTGCCGGACCCGGCCGATCGCGCGACGATCGAAGAAGAGCATGCGCTGGAACTGCGCACGCGCGATCGCGAACGCAAGCTGCTGAAGAAGGTGCAGCAATCGCTCGCGCGCATCGACTCGGGCGAGTACGGCTGGTGCGAGGAAACCGGCGAGCCGATCGGCATTCCGCGTCTGATCGCTCGGCCCACGGCCACCCTGTCGCTCGAAGCGCAGGAACGCCGCGAGCTGCGCCAGAAGCTGTTCGGCGACTGA
- the hslV gene encoding ATP-dependent protease subunit HslV, giving the protein MEQFHGTTIVSVRRGDKVALGGDGQVTLGNIVMKGGARKVRRIYNGKVLVGFAGGTADAFSLLDRFEAKLEKHQGNLTRAAVELAKDWRTDRMLRRLEAMLIAADAQTTLVITGNGDVLDPEEGICAIGSGGAYAQAAARALAENTDLSPRDIVEKSLAIAGDMCIYTNHNRVIETIE; this is encoded by the coding sequence ATGGAGCAATTTCACGGCACGACGATCGTATCCGTGCGGCGCGGCGACAAAGTCGCGCTCGGCGGCGACGGCCAGGTGACGCTCGGCAACATCGTCATGAAAGGCGGCGCGAGGAAAGTCCGGCGCATTTACAACGGCAAGGTGCTGGTCGGCTTCGCCGGCGGCACGGCCGATGCGTTTTCGCTGCTCGACCGCTTCGAAGCCAAACTCGAAAAGCATCAGGGCAACCTGACCCGCGCCGCGGTCGAGCTCGCCAAAGACTGGCGCACCGACCGCATGCTGCGCCGCCTCGAAGCAATGCTGATCGCCGCCGACGCGCAAACCACCCTCGTCATCACCGGCAATGGCGACGTGCTCGACCCCGAAGAGGGGATCTGCGCGATCGGCTCGGGCGGCGCGTATGCGCAAGCCGCGGCCCGTGCGCTCGCCGAAAACACGGATCTTTCCCCGCGCGACATCGTCGAAAAGTCTTTGGCGATCGCCGGTGACATGTGCATCTATACCAACCATAACCGCGTCATCGAGACGATCGAGTGA
- the hslU gene encoding ATP-dependent protease ATPase subunit HslU, with translation MSTMTPAEIVSELDKNIIGQKRAKRAVAVALRNRWRRQQVADPLRQEITPKNILMIGPTGVGKTEIARRLAKLADAPFIKIEATKFTEVGYVGRDVDSIVRDLIEISVKETRETEMRKVRSKAQDQAEDRILDILLPSARPVGFGSAASASSDHGDEGNATRQTFRKRLREGSLDDKEIELDVESPQIGMDIMGPPGMEDMTEQIRSMFANLGGGKKTRRKLKVKEALKVLTDEEASKMLNDEEVKAKAVQNVEQNGIVFLDEIDKIASRSEAGGPEVSRQGVQRDLLPLVEGTTINTKYGTVKTDHILFIASGAFHLSKPSDLIPELQGRFPIRVELDSLSVEDFEAILVATDASLVKQYQALLATEDVQLDFAEDGIRRMAEIAFSVNEKTENIGARRLYTVIEKLLEEVSFAAGNHSGQAVKIDAAYVDSALGEVSQSEDLSRYVL, from the coding sequence ATGAGCACCATGACCCCCGCCGAGATCGTCTCGGAACTCGACAAAAACATCATCGGCCAGAAGCGCGCAAAACGCGCCGTCGCCGTCGCGCTGCGCAACCGGTGGCGCCGCCAGCAAGTCGCCGACCCGCTGCGCCAGGAAATCACGCCGAAAAACATTCTGATGATCGGGCCGACGGGCGTCGGCAAGACCGAAATCGCGCGGCGTCTCGCGAAGCTCGCCGACGCGCCGTTCATCAAGATCGAAGCGACCAAGTTCACGGAAGTCGGCTACGTGGGGCGCGACGTCGACAGCATCGTGCGCGACCTGATCGAAATCTCCGTCAAGGAGACGCGCGAGACGGAAATGCGCAAGGTCCGCTCGAAAGCGCAAGACCAGGCCGAAGACCGCATCCTCGATATCCTGCTGCCGAGCGCGCGTCCGGTCGGGTTCGGCTCGGCGGCGTCGGCTTCGAGCGATCACGGCGACGAAGGCAACGCCACGCGCCAGACGTTCCGCAAGCGCCTGCGCGAAGGCTCGCTCGACGACAAGGAAATCGAGCTCGATGTCGAATCGCCGCAAATCGGCATGGACATCATGGGCCCGCCGGGCATGGAAGACATGACCGAGCAAATCCGCTCGATGTTCGCGAATCTGGGCGGCGGCAAGAAAACGCGCCGCAAGCTCAAGGTCAAAGAAGCGCTAAAGGTGCTCACAGACGAAGAAGCATCGAAGATGCTCAACGACGAGGAAGTGAAGGCGAAGGCCGTGCAGAACGTCGAGCAGAACGGCATCGTGTTCCTCGACGAAATCGACAAGATCGCCTCGCGCAGCGAGGCGGGCGGCCCCGAGGTGTCCCGCCAGGGCGTGCAGCGCGATCTGCTGCCGCTTGTCGAAGGCACGACGATCAACACGAAATACGGCACGGTGAAAACGGACCACATCCTCTTCATCGCGAGCGGCGCGTTCCATCTGTCGAAGCCGAGCGACTTGATCCCCGAGCTGCAAGGGCGCTTTCCGATTCGCGTCGAGCTCGATTCGCTGTCGGTTGAGGACTTCGAAGCCATTCTCGTCGCCACCGACGCGAGCCTCGTCAAGCAATACCAGGCGCTGCTCGCGACCGAAGACGTGCAGCTCGATTTCGCCGAAGACGGCATCCGCCGGATGGCCGAAATCGCGTTCTCGGTCAACGAGAAGACCGAGAACATCGGCGCGCGGCGCCTGTACACGGTGATCGAAAAGCTGCTCGAGGAAGTATCGTTCGCGGCGGGCAATCACTCGGGCCAAGCGGTGAAGATCGATGCGGCATACGTCGATAGCGCACTGGGTGAAGTCTCGCAAAGCGAGGATCTGTCTCGCTACGTGCTGTAA
- a CDS encoding response regulator transcription factor, which yields MSDMNFLVIDDDEVFSGILARGLTRRGYTVHTAPNADEAIKLANQQKFGQITVDLHLGGDSGLNLVAPLRELQPDARMLILTGYASIATAVQAVKDGADNYLAKPANVESILAALQTEASAATAEEAIEHPTLLSVARLEWEHIQRALAENGGNISATARALNMHRRTLQRKLSKRPVKQ from the coding sequence ATGAGCGATATGAATTTCCTGGTCATCGACGACGACGAAGTGTTCTCGGGCATCCTGGCCCGAGGGCTGACGCGCCGGGGCTACACGGTTCACACGGCGCCGAATGCCGACGAGGCCATCAAGCTCGCGAACCAGCAGAAGTTCGGGCAGATCACGGTCGATCTGCATTTGGGAGGCGATTCGGGTTTGAATCTCGTGGCGCCGCTGCGCGAATTGCAGCCCGACGCACGGATGCTGATTCTTACCGGCTACGCGAGCATTGCGACGGCCGTGCAGGCGGTGAAGGACGGCGCCGACAACTATCTCGCGAAGCCGGCCAACGTCGAATCGATTCTCGCGGCGTTGCAGACGGAGGCGAGCGCTGCGACGGCCGAGGAGGCCATCGAGCATCCGACGCTGCTCTCCGTCGCGCGGCTCGAGTGGGAGCACATTCAGCGGGCGCTCGCTGAGAACGGCGGCAATATCTCGGCCACGGCGCGTGCGCTGAACATGCATCGGCGCACGCTGCAGCGCAAGCTCTCTAAGCGGCCGGTGAAGCAGTAA
- a CDS encoding ATP-binding protein codes for MHRITNTGRVNLGHLFWLRCLAIIGQLVTIAVVQIFFGVHLPLPAMLMVITLEVVFNALTWIRVARARPETNFELLGQLWVDLGALSALLFLSGGTTNPFVSLYLPSLAIAAAVLPWHLMIWLAAFAVCCYAALGFDSIPLNMDNPANLFDYYRAGMWVNFMVSVGLIAWFVARMSNGLRLRDAALAEAQQHLLRDERAVALGVQAATVAHEIGTPLSTIAMLSEELRDAARADKGLAPYSADLELLEQQMTLCTSALARLRSRASVASHRQTLDEWLESFAAQWRLRHPHVKFERIGAVPTGVWLDDTVAVSQILTILLDNAARASRDRVTLAASSANGEIEFEVCDSGPGIPPQLRGRLGAMPVDSTQGGHGVGLYLAFTAAARLGGEIELADGKPRGTRAVLRLPAAKGEAGDAAPASTGTREKNT; via the coding sequence ATGCACCGAATCACCAACACCGGCCGCGTGAATCTCGGCCACCTGTTCTGGCTGCGTTGCCTGGCGATCATCGGCCAGCTCGTCACCATTGCCGTCGTGCAGATTTTCTTCGGCGTGCATTTGCCGTTGCCGGCGATGCTCATGGTGATCACGCTCGAAGTCGTCTTCAATGCGCTCACCTGGATACGTGTCGCGCGGGCGCGGCCCGAAACCAATTTCGAGCTGCTTGGCCAGTTGTGGGTCGACCTCGGTGCGTTGTCCGCACTGCTTTTTCTCTCGGGCGGCACGACGAATCCGTTCGTCTCGCTCTACCTGCCGTCGCTCGCGATCGCCGCCGCCGTCCTGCCGTGGCACTTGATGATCTGGCTCGCGGCGTTCGCGGTCTGCTGCTACGCGGCGCTCGGGTTCGATTCGATCCCGCTCAACATGGACAACCCCGCCAACCTGTTCGATTACTATCGCGCCGGCATGTGGGTGAACTTCATGGTGAGCGTCGGGCTGATCGCGTGGTTCGTCGCGCGCATGTCGAACGGGCTGCGTCTGCGCGACGCCGCGCTCGCCGAGGCGCAGCAGCATCTCTTGCGCGATGAGCGGGCGGTCGCGCTGGGCGTGCAGGCGGCCACGGTCGCCCACGAAATCGGTACGCCGCTCTCGACCATCGCGATGCTTTCCGAGGAGTTGCGCGACGCGGCTCGTGCCGACAAGGGGCTCGCGCCGTATTCCGCCGATCTGGAGCTGCTCGAACAGCAGATGACGCTCTGCACGTCCGCGCTCGCGCGCTTGCGAAGCCGCGCATCGGTGGCGTCGCATCGGCAAACGCTCGACGAGTGGCTCGAAAGCTTTGCCGCCCAGTGGCGGTTGCGCCATCCGCACGTGAAATTCGAGCGGATCGGCGCCGTGCCCACAGGCGTGTGGCTTGACGACACGGTCGCCGTCAGCCAGATTCTGACCATCCTGCTCGACAACGCCGCGCGCGCGAGCCGCGATCGCGTCACGCTCGCAGCGTCGAGCGCGAATGGCGAAATCGAGTTCGAGGTCTGCGATTCAGGGCCGGGCATTCCGCCGCAGTTGCGCGGCAGGCTCGGCGCGATGCCGGTAGACAGCACGCAAGGCGGCCACGGCGTGGGGCTCTACCTGGCTTTCACGGCTGCAGCGCGGCTGGGCGGCGAGATCGAGCTTGCCGACGGCAAGCCGCGCGGCACGCGGGCGGTGCTTCGTCTGCCTGCAGCCAAAGGGGAGGCAGGCGACGCCGCTCCCGCTTCAACCGGTACGAGGGAGAAAAACACATGA
- a CDS encoding cysteine-rich CWC family protein: protein MTRSGSSSPARSAPPAAASARCPRCGRAFDCGKRADPSEPFNCWCTSMPAVPLERLVPNMRCLCPECLAEALVTVSPEAPSG, encoded by the coding sequence ATGACTCGCTCAGGCTCTTCCTCCCCGGCTCGCTCCGCGCCGCCCGCCGCCGCAAGCGCACGCTGTCCGCGCTGCGGCCGTGCGTTCGATTGCGGCAAGCGCGCCGACCCGTCCGAACCGTTCAACTGCTGGTGCACGTCGATGCCCGCCGTGCCGCTCGAGCGCTTGGTACCCAATATGCGTTGCCTGTGCCCGGAGTGTCTCGCCGAGGCGCTCGTCACGGTGTCCCCGGAGGCGCCGAGCGGTTAA
- the argB gene encoding acetylglutamate kinase produces MSEPIDLSQIAPTLKAEILAEALPYIRQYHGKTVVIKYGGNAMTEERLKQGFARDVILLKLVGINPVIVHGGGPQIDQALKKIGKQGTFIQGMRVTDEETMEVVEWVLGGEVQQDIVTLINHFGGHAVGLTGKDGGLIHARKLMMPDRDNPGQYVDIGQVGEVEAINPAVVRALQDDAFIPVISPIGFGEDGLSYNINADLVAGKLAVVLNAEKLVMMTNIPGVMDKAGTLLTDLSAREIDALFADGTISGGMLPKIASALDAAKSGVRSVHIIDGRIEHSVLLEILTEQPFGTMIRSH; encoded by the coding sequence ATGTCCGAGCCCATCGACCTCTCGCAGATCGCCCCCACGCTGAAAGCCGAAATTCTCGCGGAAGCGCTGCCGTATATTCGCCAGTATCACGGCAAGACCGTGGTCATCAAATACGGCGGCAACGCAATGACCGAAGAGCGCCTGAAGCAAGGCTTCGCGCGCGACGTCATCCTGCTGAAGCTGGTCGGCATCAACCCGGTTATCGTGCACGGCGGCGGCCCGCAGATCGATCAGGCGCTCAAGAAGATCGGCAAGCAAGGCACGTTCATCCAGGGCATGCGCGTCACCGACGAAGAGACGATGGAAGTCGTCGAATGGGTGCTCGGCGGCGAAGTGCAGCAAGACATCGTCACACTCATCAATCACTTCGGCGGCCATGCCGTGGGCCTCACGGGCAAGGACGGCGGCCTGATCCACGCGCGCAAGCTGATGATGCCGGACCGCGACAACCCCGGCCAATATGTCGACATCGGCCAAGTCGGCGAAGTCGAGGCGATCAACCCGGCCGTCGTGCGCGCGCTGCAGGACGACGCGTTCATTCCGGTCATCTCGCCGATCGGCTTCGGCGAAGACGGCCTCTCGTACAACATCAACGCGGATCTGGTCGCGGGCAAGCTCGCTGTCGTGCTGAACGCTGAAAAGCTCGTGATGATGACGAACATCCCCGGCGTGATGGACAAGGCGGGCACCCTGCTGACGGATCTGTCGGCGCGCGAGATCGACGCGCTCTTCGCAGACGGCACGATCTCGGGCGGCATGCTGCCGAAGATCGCGTCCGCGCTCGACGCCGCGAAGAGCGGCGTGCGGTCGGTGCACATCATCGACGGCCGGATCGAGCACTCGGTGCTGCTCGAAATCCTGACCGAGCAGCCGTTCGGCACGATGATCCGCTCGCACTGA